A genomic window from Pyxicephalus adspersus chromosome 2, UCB_Pads_2.0, whole genome shotgun sequence includes:
- the LOC140324082 gene encoding chloride anion exchanger-like, which yields MESQAQEARNDLSENKYLVSRPIYSEDSFSAHHEIVKRDHTTIVDHLKRSCGCSSQKAKRVALSFFPVISWLPAYRFKEWILNDIISGVTTGLVAVLQGLAYALLANVSPGYGLYTSFFPVVLYFFLGTSRHISAGPFPVVSLMIGSVVATLVPDDKYGNTNSTVTNVTSEDLLNEERIIVAASLTVLVGMIQLGLGLLRVGFIVIYLSEPLINGFTTAAAIEVVISQLKYVFGVKIPSFSGPLSNFYALKSIFSQITKTNIADLVIAIIIMVCVFIVKELNARYKSKLRVPIPIEIIMTIIAAGVSYAFNFKVKYNVTVVGTIQKGYQPPAAPSIAVFQATIANSFSIAIVGFAVAFSVAKVYAIKHNYNINGNQELIAFGLSNIVCGSFKGFAASTSLSRSSVQESTGGKTQVAGIISGIIVLIVTLAVGYLLEPLPKSVLAGIILINLKGMLMKFNEIPVLFKRDKYDCLVWILTFLASVLLGLDLGLAVGVGIELLTVVFRVQFPKFAVIANIEKTDIYKNRKNFYDICEPKGLKIFRCPSPVFFANSEFFKEKLIAAAGFNPLWILRKRNKALRKIRKLVKKGELQVTPKGLVCTSYEYKESEDEDELDNNRIEELDKPINTEDLPIVIDWNSDLPSDIVVPRIDIHSLILDFGAVSFIDMSGMKALKGILKEFIKVEVDVYIAAVDDAVMEKLKRSSFFDTDIGTSIFFLTVHDAVLYVLEKKGLEHALKHGTTKENDILSFTNGVVNGNVYSNTFHVPSETKF from the exons ATGTTCCTCTCAGAAAGCTAAGAGGGTTGCCCTATCTTTCTTCCCTGTTATTTCCTGGCTTCCTGCTTATCGATTTAAGGAGTGGATTCTCAATGACATCATTTCAGGAGTTACAACAGGGCTTGTAGCTGTATTACAAG GTTTGGCTTATGCACTCCTTGCAAATGTCTCACCTGGCTATGGATTATACACATCATTTTTCCCAGTTGTACTCTACTTTTTCCTGGGAACCTCCAGACATATATCAGCAG GCCCCTTCCCTGTTGTGAGTCTAATGATTGGCTCAGTTGTAGCCACACTTGTGCCTGATGATAAATATGGAAATACAAACTCCACTGTTACTAATGTTACTAGTGAAGATTTACTGAATGAGGAGCGTATTATTGTAGCAGCCTCTCTAACTGTCCTTGTTGGAATGATTCAG ttgggcCTAGGACTTCTACGAGTTGGCTTCATAGTTATATATTTATCGGAACCCCTTATTAATGGTTTCACAACTGCTGCAGCCATTGAGGTTGTGATATcacaattaaaatatgtttttggagtTAAAATTCCTTCATTTAGCGGTCCGCTGTCCAATTTCTAT GCATTAAAGAGCATCTTTTCACAAATCACAAAAACCAATATTGCTGATCTTGTCATTGCAATCATAATaatggtttgtgtttttattgtaaaagaactTAATGCCCGTTACAAGTCGAAATTACGCGTGCCAATACCTATAGAGATCATTATG ACAATTATTGCTGCTGGTGTGTCCTatgcatttaattttaaagtcAAGTATAATGTTACTGTTGTGGGAACTATACAGAAAGG CTACCAGCCACCTGCAGCACCAAGTATAGCTGTTTTTCAAGCTACCATTgccaattcattctctattgcTATTGTTGGATTTGCTGTAGCCTTTTCTGTTGCTAAGGTTTATGCAATCAAGCATAACTACAACATTAACGGAAATCAG GAATTAATTGCGTTTGGACTAAGTAATATTGTATGTGGGTCATTTAAAGGATTTGCTGCAAGTACATCTTTATCAAGGTCATCTGTACAAGAAAGCACTGGAGGTAAAACCcag gtTGCTGGTATTATATCTGGAATTATTGTGTTAATAGTAACACTGGCTGTGGGATACCTTCTGGAACCTCTACCAAAG tcagTTTTGGCAGGCATTATCTTAATAAATTTGAAAGGAATGCTGATGAAATTCAATGAAATTCCTGTCTTATTTAAAAGAGACAAATACGACTGT cTTGTGTGGATTTTGACATTCCTAGCATCAGTACTCCTTGGTCTGGATCTTGGGCTGGCTGTTGGTGTGGGAATTGAACTTCTGACTGTGGTATTCCGTGTTCAGtt CCCAAAGTTTGCAGTTATAGCCAATATTGAAAAAACCGACATctacaaaaataggaaaaactttTATGAC ATTTGTGAGCCTAAAGGACTTAAGATTTTCAGATGTCCATCTCCTGTTTTCTTTGCCAATAGTGAattctttaaagagaaactcATTGCTGca GCTGGATTTAATCCGCTGTGGATACTTCGTAAGAGAAATAAGGCACTGAGAAAAATCAGGAAGCTGGTAAAAAAGGGAGAGCTACAGGTCACTcca AAAGGTTTGGTCTGCACATCTTATGAATATAAAGAATCTGAAGATGAAGATGAACTTGACAATAACAGGATTGAAGAACTGGACAAACCAATAAACACTGAGGATCTGCCTATTGTCATTGACTGGAATTCAGATCTACCAAGTGACATTGTGGTTCCCAGAATTGATATTCATAGTTTAATACTTGATTTTGGAGCAGTATCATTCATTGATATGTCTGGAATGAAAGCACTGAAAGGa ATTTTGAAAGAATTTATCAAAGTTGAAGTAGACGTATACATAGCTGCTGTGGATG ATGCTGTAATGGAAAAGTTGAAACGCAGCTCATTTTTTGAtactgacattggaacatcaataTTTTTTCTCACTGTCCATGATGCTGTCCTATATGTTCTTGAAAAGAAAGGCCTCGAGCATGCATTAAAACATGGGACTACCAAG GAAAACGATATTCTTTCCTTTACAAATGGAGTTGTCAATGGAAACGTCTACAGTAACACCTTTCAT